The following coding sequences lie in one Saccopteryx bilineata isolate mSacBil1 chromosome 5, mSacBil1_pri_phased_curated, whole genome shotgun sequence genomic window:
- the LOC136306280 gene encoding growth-regulated protein homolog gamma-like isoform X3, which translates to MARAATTAAAPQYPRLLRAALLLLLLVAACRHAAGAPVVSELRCQCLQTSQGINVKNIQSVKVTQPGPHCAQTEVIATLKNGQEVCLNPAAPMVKKIVNKMLNKDSTS; encoded by the exons ATGGCCCGCGCCGCCACCACCGCCGCCGCCCCCCAATACCCCCGGCTCCTCCGGGCTGCgctgctgctcctgctcctggTCGCCGCCTGCCGGCACGCAGCAG GGGCGCCCGTGGTCTCCGAACTGCGCTGCCAGTGCTTGCAGACCTCCCAGGGAATTAACGTCAAGAACATCCAGAGTGTGAAGGTGACACAGCCGGGACCCCACTGCGCCCAAACCGAAGTCAT agCCACTCTCAAGAATGGACAGGAAGTCTGTCTCAACCCCGCAGCCCCCATGGTTAAGAAAATCGTCAATAAGATGCTAAACAA GGACAGCACCAGTTGA